The DNA sequence AGAAATTTCCCGCATACCGATCGGGTGGTCGGATGGAAAACTATGTAGGAGGAATATCGCCTACCTCTAAAGCTTTTTCTGTCCTCGCAGAGTGGGTTTACGAGGCTGTCCATCACTTGGAATCTTTTTCCGAAGCCATTGGTCATCCTCAAGAAATGAACTCTCAGATCTGTGCGATTCTAGCACTTTCTGAAGAATCCTTGGAGTCATTGGCCAACCCTTATTCACAGCAAAGACTCACCCAGCGGTTCTATGAGTTGAAGTCAGAATTGTAAGGCCCAATGGCATATCTGTCAGGTGATAAAATTGAATCTTAAGTAATGCTCATTCATTGATCGGACATTTGGACTTGATCTATTATTTGAATCTAGGGAAAATAACTCAGGCTATGCCAAACTATTTTCTTGATGATTTTCCAAATGATCTCAATCCAAAGATTCCCGATCCACTTGGTTGAGTGAGGAAAAAGACATTCAAATCACCTACACAATGAAGCAAATTGCCATTGTCCACGACGGGATCTTGCAGGCCCAGAATCCTGCTCTTCGAGTCAATCCTTCCCATGTGCAGTCCTTTGATATCAATCGATACTCGGTGTCCGCTGGGTTGATCGAGACATTGGATACTCCATTTGATGCGCAACATCCGGCATATCAAGATCAGGTTCTGGTCAAGAAGCGGGCTTTTTCCTGTAATTATCGAGACAAAGCATTGGTACTGAAGGCTAAGCATCGGATTGATTCATTCGCAGAATCTTCAAAGGTCAAATTCTATACAATGGGCTCAGAGTTTGTCGGTGAAGTGGTAGCGGTTGGGAGTCAGGTGAAGCATCTCACTGTAGGAGACCGAGTCATCGGAAATGGAAACTATCCCTACTCAGGATACCAAGATGTCCGCCCGGGCCTTCCTACCAATCACGGCTCAAAAGAACTCGAAGTCTTCCACCACGGCAAATTGGTGACCATTCCCAACGAAATGTCAGATGAAATTGCTGCGGGATTTCCCATTGGTGGCCAAACCTCCTATTCGATGATCCGCAAGCTGAATTTGTCGTCAGGTGAAAGAGTATTGGTTACGGCCGGTACGTCCAACACCTCGATGTTTGCTATTGCAGCTCTCAAGCATCTGCCCGTGGAAGTGTGTGTATTGACGACCCGCGATACCCATGTAGAGAAACTCAAAGCCCTGGGTGCGGATCGGGTATTTGTGATCGAGCGTGGCCTGCAGTCCTTCAAGCAAGCTCCAGAAGTGATTAAGGATGCCAAATTGAATGGTCCTTATAATGCGGTCATTGATCCATTCTTTGATATCTATCTAGGTCAGGTGGTCGATGTTATGGCCATCGAATCGAGATATGTTACCTGTGGGATGTATGCCCAACCCTATGTGGCAGATGAGGCCGTCATGGAAACCCTTCCCAACAACATGGCGCATGTACTGTCCCATGCGATGATGAAGAATATGCAGATCATTGGAAACTGTATCGGAAAAACCAGCGATTTGGAGAAGTCAATCGAGGATTATGCCAGTGGCAAACTCGAGGTGGTGATCGATCAAGTGTATACCGACAATCAGATTGGGGAGTTTTTTGACCGAAGCTTCAACTCCTCCGATCGATTTGGGAAGGTGATATACAAATATCTGTAGAGAATCATTCAAGGACGTTTTCCAAAATTCATGGTTATGGCAAATCCCTCCATTGTATCCAGCCCACCATCGATTTCCGGCTTGTCGGATTTATTGGCGCCCATTACTCAAGACGATTTCTTTCAGACATATTGGGAGCAGAAGCCAATGATCCTACATCGAGAAGATTCTCGATATTTCGAGCATTTGATCACCATTGGGCAGGTGGACCAATTGCTGGAACTTCACCGACCTACTGGCCAAAGCATCCGCGTCGTCAAGGATCAGCAGCCATTGAACCCGAGCAAATTCGAAGAACTTGATGGTTCTTTGAACCTAAACCAACTCTATGCTGCCTATGCTGATGGGTATACTGTTGTCG is a window from the Pontibacter sp. G13 genome containing:
- a CDS encoding zinc-binding alcohol dehydrogenase family protein; this translates as MKQIAIVHDGILQAQNPALRVNPSHVQSFDINRYSVSAGLIETLDTPFDAQHPAYQDQVLVKKRAFSCNYRDKALVLKAKHRIDSFAESSKVKFYTMGSEFVGEVVAVGSQVKHLTVGDRVIGNGNYPYSGYQDVRPGLPTNHGSKELEVFHHGKLVTIPNEMSDEIAAGFPIGGQTSYSMIRKLNLSSGERVLVTAGTSNTSMFAIAALKHLPVEVCVLTTRDTHVEKLKALGADRVFVIERGLQSFKQAPEVIKDAKLNGPYNAVIDPFFDIYLGQVVDVMAIESRYVTCGMYAQPYVADEAVMETLPNNMAHVLSHAMMKNMQIIGNCIGKTSDLEKSIEDYASGKLEVVIDQVYTDNQIGEFFDRSFNSSDRFGKVIYKYL